The sequence GACCGGATCAATCCGACGGGCTTCGATGTGAAGACCGTAGACCTGTACGGGAAGATCGCCCGTTTGCGTCAGCAGATGCGCGAACTCGAACAGATCAGAAAGGAGTTGAAGAAGCAGCCGGACCAGCAACTGTCGCTCACAGATCCGGATTCCCGCTCCATGACCAGTAGTGGCAAAGGGACCGGAACGGTGGGCTACAACGTGCAGGCGGCTGTAGACACAAAGCATCACCTGATCGTTGAACACGAGGTGACGAATGTCGGAAACGATCGCGGACAACTCAGCAGGATGGGCGTGTCGGCCAGCAAGGCGATGGGCAGGACGGGACTGAAGGTGCTAGCCGATCGGGGCTACTACAGCGGTCCTGAGATTCGTGCGTGCGAGCAGGCTGGCATTACCGCCTATGTGCCCAAACCGCTCACCTCGGGCTCACGGAAGAAAGGTCTCTTTACGAAGCGCGACTTCATCTACGCCAAAAAGGACGATGAGTACCGGTGCCCGGCAGGCGAGCGCGCCATTCGACGGTTCACGACAGTTGAGCACGGTATGAATCTGCAGGTGTACTGGCCCAGTGCCTGCCCGGAATGCCATCTGAAGGAGCGATGTTCTACCAGCGCCTATCGCCGCATCCGACGTTGGGAGCATGAACATGTACTGGAAGCCATGCAGCGTCGGCTGGAACGCAAGTCTGATGCAATGACCATCCGCAGAAGCACCGTCGAACATGTCTTCGGCACGCTCAAACACTGGATGGGGTCCACACACTTCCTCACGCGCACGCTGGCGCGGGTGAGTACCGAAATGAGCCTTCAGGTATTGGCGTACAACATCAGGCGCGCCATCAACATACTCGGTGTTGAACGAACGATGAAAGCCATGAAGATAGCTGGAAGCTGACGCCCCGAGGGGCTTATTTGCGCCTGCGATGTTCGATTAGCCTGAACCCGATGCATTAAACTTGATCGACCTGGCTGGCAACCTTGCCATCTGCGGCAAAAGTTGAGTTTCCACACAGCCTCGGCCAAAACCGGTCGGTCGACATAGGCATTCAGATCGTCAACAAACGGGCACTCTGAGGCGCTAACGCGCCGACAGACGATGCCGCGGCTCGTCTAAAATCAAGCCCGGCTCCAACTACCACTGAACGCAGTGAATTTCCATCTGACTATTCGAACCGCGCGAGGCGCTGATGCTGACATCCTTCAGTCGCTGTATCGTCAGTTGCTCGACGACGAGAACGTCAAGGCAACGGCGCACCAAATCCAGATTCTTGAGGACGACGCTCGTACTCGGTTGCTAGTCTGCGAGATTGATGGTCGTATTCGCGGTACCGTATTGGTTTGCCTCTGTGCGGATGCCATGTACGCCGGACAGCCTTTCGCCGTAGTTGAAAATCTCGTCGTTGATCAGGAATGCCGTGGGAATGGCATCGGGCGGGCACTGCTACGTGAGGTCGAGCAATTCTGTCGATCGCGAGACTGTTCGAAGATGATGCTTCTTAGTTCGGCGGCTCGCATCGACGCGCACCGATTCTTCGAGCAGTTTGGCTTCCTTGGTGACCGAAAGCGAGGTTTCGTCAAATACCGCAGCCAGTTTGCTGAAACGGCTTGCAATCCTCCGTCGCTCGCCGGCCAGAAACGGATGGTCGACGACAGCAT is a genomic window of Paraburkholderia bryophila containing:
- a CDS encoding IS1182 family transposase, encoding MKRFVEGDDRKQVALLPECVDDYIEQDNPVRIIDVFVDELDLAELGFNGATPATTGRPSYHPGVMLKLYIYGYLNRVPSSRRLERECQRNVEMMWLTGRLAPDFKTIADFRRDNGAAIRNVCKRFVELCRGMKLLTSDTVAIDGSKFKAVNSRDRNYTAGKIDKRQQQIEESVQRYLDAIETADRINPTGFDVKTVDLYGKIARLRQQMRELEQIRKELKKQPDQQLSLTDPDSRSMTSSGKGTGTVGYNVQAAVDTKHHLIVEHEVTNVGNDRGQLSRMGVSASKAMGRTGLKVLADRGYYSGPEIRACEQAGITAYVPKPLTSGSRKKGLFTKRDFIYAKKDDEYRCPAGERAIRRFTTVEHGMNLQVYWPSACPECHLKERCSTSAYRRIRRWEHEHVLEAMQRRLERKSDAMTIRRSTVEHVFGTLKHWMGSTHFLTRTLARVSTEMSLQVLAYNIRRAINILGVERTMKAMKIAGS
- a CDS encoding GNAT family N-acetyltransferase — encoded protein: MNFHLTIRTARGADADILQSLYRQLLDDENVKATAHQIQILEDDARTRLLVCEIDGRIRGTVLVCLCADAMYAGQPFAVVENLVVDQECRGNGIGRALLREVEQFCRSRDCSKMMLLSSAARIDAHRFFEQFGFLGDRKRGFVKYRSQFAETACNPPSLAGQKRMVDDSM